A single region of the Rhipicephalus microplus isolate Deutch F79 chromosome 10, USDA_Rmic, whole genome shotgun sequence genome encodes:
- the LOC119167208 gene encoding uncharacterized protein LOC119167208: MDEHAELTPAVRRLLLGVFRNSGNDLNGATQCDATDALSHTQGAFLGNDSAASTGASPSRACQPGTPARAAGCEWTSGETKLLLDLYASYFPQVGPLKKFRNKKAMFEKIATDINNKLGVMRTGEQCCSRYKTVLKRKNVAAGKNNTSGCSPQEVPYEAELEKIKWLDDSLEPEVVRDASGVVSKKTCPQSSTESVPLAGSSSSTSHSPSSSVGQDDTPDSKRKRPNSARELHLQTFFEKMKELDERRAERKAERDSKREERRLAKTQRREEMHKEKMNLLREIFNLKKNE, translated from the exons ATGGACGAGCACGCGGAATTGACACCGGCTGTGCGTCGGCTGTTGCTGGGCGTTTTCAGAAACAGCGGCAACGATCTGAACG GTGCTACACAGTGTGACGCCACCGACGCTTTGTCACATACACAGGGCGCATTTTTAGGAAATG ATTCTGCAGCGTCTACTGGTGCGTCACCAAGTCGGGCTTGTCAGCCAGGGACTCCTGCACGTG CTGCAGGGTGTGAGTGGACGAGTGGCGAGACGAAGCTGCTGCTGGACCTCTACGCCTCATATTTCCCTCAAGTTGGCCCTCTGAAAAAATTTCGCAACAAAAAGGCCATGtttgaaaaaattgcaacagacATTAATAATAAACTGGGTGTAATGAGAACTGGTGAGCAGTGCTGCTCTCGGTACAAAACCgtactgaaaagaaaaaatgtggcagcTGGGAAAAATAATACGTCTGGCTGTTCCCCACAAGAAGTCCCCTACGAGGCCGAGCTTGAAAAAATCAAGTGGCTGGACGACAGCTTGGAACCAGAAGTGGTACGCGACGCAAGTGGAGTGGTATCAAAAAAGACATGTCCACAGTCATCCACCGAGTCTGTTCCACTTGCTGGTTCAAGCTCGTCAACGTCACACTCTCCATCCAGCTCCGTTGGGCAGGACGACACTCCTGATTCAAAAAGAAAACGCCCGAATTCAGCACGCGAGCTCCACCTGCAAACCTTCTTTGAAAAAATGAAGGAGTTAGATGAACGGCGAGCAGAGCGAAAGGCTGAAAGAGACAGCAAGAGGGAAGAGCGACGACTTGCTAAAACACAGCGACGAGAAGAAATGCACAAAGAAAAGATGAATCTTCTCCGTGAAATTTTCAACTTgaagaaaaatgaataa